One Campylobacter concisus genomic window, AAGTAGCGATCAAATAACACAGATACGTTATCCTGATGAAAATCTGATTATGCTTTTTAAAAAAAGTAACGAACTAAATCTTGACAATTTAGAAAAATTTATAAGAAATTTAGCGCTTAATCCATTTTGGATAGAAGGCATTAAGATATTTTGCGAGTTTTTAAATAGTGCTGGGCTTGCAAGGCAAAGCGATCTTATTTGTGATATGGTTTTAAATTTTATTGATAAATTTCCAGATATAAAAAAGCTCAAATTTCAAAGCGGGGAAGCTTTTTTTGGCGAAGATATAAGCAAATTTTTTATTAAAAGTAACTCTTTGAAATTTACTTCTAGCAATGATAGTAAAAAAGATATGAGTTTTGAAGATCTAATAAAAGAACTAGATAAAAGTAAGCATGCTTCAAGTGCTCAAAGTGAGCTTAATTTTATGCTTGAATTATCAAAAATTTTTACTGCTCAAGGTATGAATAATAATGCAAAAGCTACCTATGCACAAATAGTTAATTTTATAGAAAATACCGAGCTTAAAGATTATTTATCAGACATATATATAAAGGCAAAAACATTTGTGTGATAAAATATGTTTTTTTAAATCACCTTTAATTTTATTTAAATATAATTCTTAAATCATTTACGAAAAAAGGATGTTACTATGGCAGATAATCTAATCCCACCAAAAGAACGCATAAATATAGTTTATAAAACTAAGACAAATGACCAAGAGGCTGATGTAGAGCTTCCATTAAAACTTATGGTAGTTGCAAATTTAACTGGTGAAAACCAAACTCCACTTGAAGATCGTGAAGTGATTTCTATCAATAAAATAAATTTTGATCAGGTTATGAAAAGCTTAGATATTCATACAAATTTCTCTGTAAAAAATAAGCTAAATTATAATAATGAAGACTTAAATATTGATCTTGATTTTGAGAGCATCCATGATTTTAATCCAGACAATATTATAAATCAAATTCCTGAGCTAAAAAAACTCTTACAGCTTAGAAAGGCTTTAGTTGCGCTAAAAGGCCCTATGGGTAATATGCCTGATTTTAGAAAAGCGGTTTTAGAAGCTATAAAAGATGAAGATAGTAGAAAACAACTTCTTTTAGAGATTAAAGACGAACAAGATAAGGAATAAAAATGTCTGAAACTAAAGTTAAAACTCCTATCATTGAAAGCATAATGCAAAGGAGTAAATATTCAAAAGATGACGAGAGTTATAGTGTTGTAAAGCAAGGAGTTGCTGAGTTTATTTCAAACATAATAACAACGAATAATGCTGAAGATAAAATAAATAAGCTCGCACTTGATGAGATGATAGCTCACATTGATACCCTTTTATCTGCTCAAATGGATGAAATTTTACACAATAAATCTTTTCAAGAGCTAGAATCAACTTGGCGTGGAATTAGATTTTTGGTCGAGAGAACAAATTTTAATGAAAATGTAAAAATTGATCTTTTAGACGCTACAAAAGAAGAAAT contains:
- the tssB gene encoding type VI secretion system contractile sheath small subunit; the encoded protein is MADNLIPPKERINIVYKTKTNDQEADVELPLKLMVVANLTGENQTPLEDREVISINKINFDQVMKSLDIHTNFSVKNKLNYNNEDLNIDLDFESIHDFNPDNIINQIPELKKLLQLRKALVALKGPMGNMPDFRKAVLEAIKDEDSRKQLLLEIKDEQDKE